Proteins encoded in a region of the Vicia villosa cultivar HV-30 ecotype Madison, WI linkage group LG5, Vvil1.0, whole genome shotgun sequence genome:
- the LOC131603259 gene encoding homeobox-leucine zipper protein ATHB-6-like, translated as MKRLSSSDSLGALITICPQTEEQSPRNNNNVFQSMLEGFDEEGCVEEVGQKKRRLSVDQVKALEKNFEVENKLEPDRKVKLAQELGLQPRQVAVWFQNRRARWKTKQLERDYGVLKASYDALKVNYETLQRDNETLLKEVKELKSRLQMEEENTTTESDVCVKEELITLQDTENTASDETATLRSDSKDINYDCFKNTDVVASLLPMDFKDGSSDSDSSAILNEENNNSPNNAANSSSGVLQNQSFLKFGGDSSSSPSSMSNCFQFQNEYQTQYVKMEEHNFLGDETCDFFSDEQPPTLQWYCSEEWN; from the exons ATGAAGAGACTTTCCAGCTCCGATTCTTTAGGTGCCCTCATCACAATCTGTCCACAAACag AGGAACAAAGTCCGAGGAACAACAACAACGTGTTTCAGTCGATGTTAGAAGgatttgatgaagaaggatgtgTTGAAGAGGTTGGGCAGAAGAAACGAAGGCTGAGTGTGGATCAAGTGAAGGCTTTGGAGAAGAATTTTGAAGTGGAGAACAAGCTTGAACCAGATAGGAAAGTGAAGCTGGCTCAAGAACTTGGGTTGCAACCAAGACAAGTTGCGGTTTGGTTTCAAAACCGTCGTGCTAGATGGAAAACCAAACAGTTGGAGAGAGATTATGGAGTTCTTAAAGCTAGTTATGATGCACTTAAGGTTAATTATGAGACACTTCAACGTGATAATGAAACCTTACTCAAAGAG GTTAAGGAATTGAAATCAAGATTACAAATGGAAGAAGAAAACACAACAACAGAAAGTGATGTTTGTGTAAAAGAAGAGTTGATAACATTACAAGACACCGAAAACACAGCATCCGATGAAACCGCGACTCTTAGATCCGATTCTAAGGACATCAATTACGACTGTTTCAAAAACACCGATGTGGTAGCTTCACTGCTACCTATGGATTTCAAAGACGGTTCTTCAGATAGCGACTCTAGCGCAATCTTAAACGAAGAAAACAACAACAGTCCCAACAACGCTGCGAATTCTTCATCTGGGGTTCTTCAAAATCAGAGCTTTTTGAAGTTTGGTGGTGATTCATCTTCTTCGCCGTCTTCGATGAGTAACTGTTTTCAGTTTCAGAACGAGTATCAGACACAGTATGTGAAAATGGAAGAGCATAATTTTCTTGGTGATGAGACTTGTGATTTCTTCTCTGATGAACAACCACCGACGCTTCAATGGTATTGTTCGGAAGAGTGGAATTAA